In a single window of the Arthrobacter sp. StoSoilA2 genome:
- a CDS encoding MFS transporter: MNPPHTTHASKAPTKTSPWTAAGASTIGSVLEYYDFFVYGPMAALVFGAVFFPSGDPGLAAVLSLSTFAVGFVARPLGGIVIGHLGDRVGRKKMLLFAFFLTGFVTVGIGLLPTYSQVGAWAPIMLVSLRFLQGIGLGGEWGGAALLAVEHAPEAKRGFFGSLVQAGAPIGVILSSGVVAILTGTLSRADLLAWGWRIPFLLSTVLVIFGLILRLKITETPDFEKTVATPAAKEKLPLVVALRRYPKQILAMVGVHVSDTTLGFMQGVFIIGFATTTLGISPTVALMANIASSITNLIITPVSGIISDRFGPRRVLVTATVALALWAFPMFWLMETKSVLALFVVMSANGLIVGMLFSQQATLFAAVLDPKVRYTGMSIGFQVATVIGGGFGPLIAQALQNNAGGATWSISGYLMLVALVALGCALYLTSRKTQVVHASQASPASVAASQL; the protein is encoded by the coding sequence ATGAACCCCCCACATACAACCCATGCGTCAAAGGCCCCCACGAAGACTTCACCGTGGACTGCCGCCGGTGCCAGCACCATCGGTTCGGTGCTGGAGTACTACGACTTTTTCGTCTACGGCCCCATGGCGGCACTCGTTTTCGGGGCTGTCTTCTTCCCCAGCGGCGACCCCGGCCTGGCTGCCGTCCTCTCACTGAGTACGTTCGCCGTCGGATTCGTTGCGAGGCCCCTTGGCGGCATCGTCATCGGGCACCTCGGTGATCGCGTTGGCCGTAAGAAGATGCTGCTCTTCGCGTTCTTCCTAACGGGATTCGTCACCGTGGGCATCGGCCTGTTACCCACCTACTCACAAGTTGGGGCCTGGGCACCGATCATGCTGGTTTCACTTCGTTTCCTCCAGGGCATAGGCCTCGGCGGCGAATGGGGCGGCGCTGCACTGCTCGCCGTCGAGCATGCACCGGAAGCCAAGCGCGGCTTCTTCGGCAGCCTTGTCCAGGCCGGCGCTCCCATCGGCGTTATTCTCTCCAGCGGCGTCGTAGCAATTCTCACGGGCACACTGTCCCGGGCAGACCTGCTCGCTTGGGGATGGCGTATCCCGTTCCTGCTGAGCACAGTCCTGGTGATCTTTGGATTGATCCTGCGTCTGAAAATCACGGAAACGCCGGACTTCGAGAAGACCGTGGCCACGCCTGCGGCCAAGGAAAAGCTGCCCCTGGTCGTTGCGCTGCGCCGCTACCCGAAGCAGATACTGGCGATGGTTGGCGTGCATGTCAGCGACACCACGCTGGGCTTCATGCAGGGCGTCTTCATCATCGGCTTCGCTACAACCACGCTGGGCATCAGCCCCACGGTAGCCTTGATGGCCAACATTGCCTCTTCCATCACCAACCTCATCATCACGCCCGTTTCCGGCATCATCTCTGACCGCTTCGGCCCACGACGGGTTCTGGTTACCGCCACCGTGGCGTTGGCGCTGTGGGCCTTTCCCATGTTCTGGCTCATGGAGACCAAGAGCGTCCTGGCATTGTTCGTTGTGATGTCCGCGAATGGACTCATCGTGGGAATGCTGTTCAGCCAGCAGGCCACGCTCTTCGCAGCAGTCCTGGACCCGAAGGTCCGATACACCGGAATGTCCATTGGGTTCCAGGTGGCCACGGTAATCGGAGGCGGATTCGGCCCGCTGATCGCCCAGGCCCTCCAAAACAACGCCGGCGGCGCCACGTGGAGCATCTCCGGATATCTCATGCTGGTTGCGCTTGTCGCCCTCGGCTGCGCGCTATACCTGACGTCCCGCAAGACCCAGGTGGTCCATGCTTCCCAGGCATCGCCCGCGTCCGTGGCTGCTTCCCAGCTCTAA
- a CDS encoding arylsulfatase, whose amino-acid sequence MQQEFPGRIGTTVAESEAWWPEQQAANGSQPNILMVILDDTGWSDFGCFGSEINTPAIDGLAEEGLRYTNFHVTPLCSPTRASLLTGRNHHSVGMRFLADADTGFPNSRGCVRPDVPMLPEILRRNGYGTYLAGKWHLAPLNELTPAGPFHNWPLNRGFDRFYGFLDGCTDQYSPELVADNHSIEPPAREGYHLSEDLAQQSIRFLKDHTTYRPHAPFFLQLALGATHAPFQAPREYIEKYIDVFTKGWDKTRSDRLKRQVELCVVPDGTALTERLADVRAWEELSSTEQDVFTHLQAAFAGFLEHADAQIGRVVQALRAMDLYENTIVLVMSDNGASREGGPTGDVDCNAPYSGVRRPAVEQVSLLPQLGGPLGGAHYPEGWAMAGNTPFRRYKQFVDLGGVRSPLVVSWPAGISKAGEVRNQFLHAIDITPTLLDAANIETDTTFDGGSAVATFVDAAVKEPRETQFWEMLGHRAIRHGEWKAVTAHLHGQDYEQDDWRLYNTREDFAEAHDLAAAEPEKLRTLQKLWWEQAEQIGAFPLDDRTLVELLTARGPAGLVNRKEIVFRAGQSHVPFASAITGSDRALQFTAHLREFNPGMEGVLISSGNQQGGYVLYVRNDVLIFEHHALGARDVLKSDTALSGGPQAVGLRLTPLDDRAALAELLHGDQVVAAATISGTSSHLSFWGMDIGSDPVSTVSAEYEAPFAFPEAAMDRVVLRFRDTPDLEDLAELIESTE is encoded by the coding sequence ATGCAGCAGGAATTTCCCGGCCGCATCGGCACCACAGTTGCCGAATCCGAGGCTTGGTGGCCCGAGCAGCAAGCAGCCAACGGCTCACAACCCAACATTCTCATGGTCATACTTGATGACACCGGATGGTCGGACTTCGGCTGCTTTGGCTCCGAAATCAACACGCCTGCCATCGATGGACTCGCCGAAGAAGGGCTCAGGTACACCAACTTCCACGTCACCCCCCTGTGCTCCCCAACCAGGGCGAGCCTGCTCACGGGCCGCAACCACCACTCTGTGGGCATGCGGTTCCTGGCCGATGCAGACACTGGCTTCCCCAACTCGCGCGGCTGCGTCCGTCCGGACGTGCCCATGCTCCCGGAGATACTGCGCAGGAACGGCTACGGAACCTATCTGGCCGGTAAGTGGCACCTTGCGCCACTGAACGAACTCACGCCGGCCGGGCCGTTCCACAACTGGCCGCTGAACCGTGGCTTCGACCGCTTCTACGGTTTCCTGGATGGCTGCACGGACCAGTACTCCCCCGAGCTGGTGGCCGACAACCACAGCATTGAACCACCCGCCCGGGAGGGCTACCACCTCAGCGAGGACCTGGCCCAACAGTCAATCCGTTTCCTCAAGGACCACACCACGTACCGTCCGCACGCTCCGTTCTTCCTCCAGTTGGCTTTGGGGGCCACCCATGCCCCCTTCCAAGCGCCGAGGGAGTACATCGAAAAGTACATCGATGTCTTCACCAAGGGCTGGGACAAAACCCGCAGCGACAGGCTGAAGCGGCAGGTGGAACTATGCGTCGTGCCGGACGGCACGGCACTCACGGAACGGCTGGCAGACGTCCGCGCGTGGGAGGAGTTGAGCAGTACCGAACAGGATGTCTTCACCCACCTGCAAGCTGCCTTCGCCGGTTTCCTTGAGCACGCGGATGCCCAAATTGGCCGTGTTGTTCAAGCGTTGAGGGCGATGGACCTTTACGAGAACACCATCGTCCTGGTCATGTCGGACAATGGTGCATCCCGCGAGGGCGGCCCCACGGGCGATGTCGATTGCAACGCGCCGTATTCGGGCGTCCGCAGGCCCGCCGTCGAGCAGGTCAGCTTGCTGCCTCAGCTCGGCGGCCCCCTGGGTGGCGCCCACTATCCGGAGGGTTGGGCCATGGCGGGCAACACGCCGTTCCGCCGTTACAAGCAGTTCGTTGACCTTGGCGGCGTACGTTCGCCGCTGGTCGTTTCCTGGCCGGCGGGGATCTCCAAAGCGGGAGAGGTCAGGAACCAGTTCCTGCACGCCATCGACATCACGCCCACCCTCCTGGATGCAGCCAACATAGAGACTGATACAACGTTCGACGGCGGGTCGGCAGTTGCGACGTTCGTCGATGCAGCCGTGAAGGAGCCCCGCGAAACGCAATTCTGGGAGATGCTGGGCCACCGTGCAATCCGCCATGGTGAGTGGAAAGCCGTGACGGCACATCTTCACGGACAGGACTACGAGCAGGACGATTGGCGCCTGTACAACACCCGGGAAGACTTCGCGGAGGCGCACGACCTCGCCGCGGCCGAGCCGGAAAAACTTCGGACCCTACAAAAACTCTGGTGGGAGCAGGCGGAGCAAATAGGCGCTTTTCCCCTGGACGACCGCACCCTGGTAGAGCTGCTCACTGCCCGGGGTCCGGCTGGCTTGGTCAATCGCAAGGAGATCGTTTTCAGGGCGGGCCAGAGCCACGTCCCGTTTGCCAGCGCCATCACGGGCAGCGACCGCGCCCTTCAGTTCACTGCCCACCTCCGGGAATTCAACCCGGGAATGGAAGGGGTCCTAATATCCAGCGGCAACCAACAAGGCGGCTACGTGCTCTACGTTCGCAACGATGTCCTGATCTTCGAACACCATGCCTTGGGCGCCCGCGATGTGCTGAAGTCTGACACTGCCTTGTCCGGCGGACCGCAGGCAGTGGGCCTGCGCCTGACTCCCCTGGACGACAGGGCAGCGCTGGCAGAACTGCTCCATGGGGATCAGGTGGTTGCTGCAGCGACAATCAGCGGCACGTCCAGCCACCTGTCGTTCTGGGGCATGGACATCGGCTCGGACCCGGTCAGTACAGTTTCCGCGGAGTACGAGGCACCGTTTGCCTTCCCTGAGGCAGCGATGGATCGCGTAGTGTTGCGGTTCAGGGACACCCCGGACCTCGAGGATCTCGCCGAGCTCATTGAATCCACGGAGTAG
- a CDS encoding nucleoside hydrolase: MGQLILDVDTGVDDALALMFAARHPDWNLRAVTCVAGNTSLEGVVRNTLTVLDAVGATGVPVAAGAARPLLEEPRDAGHVHGGDGLADLGWEPSARKPEAIHAVELLRREILSSPEPVTLVPLAPMTNIALLLRAYPEVAANIGKIVFMGGSASVGNASPVAEFNVWHDPEAAQIVISSGLPITMYGLDVFYSVAIEAPDIELLRESDDAGCRLSGHLLTHLAKVNADDFRLTSPGSAGIGDAGAVCAVIDPEGLVTHRHRVEVSLSNPLTRGQTVVDRRTKASETTLPHGYLSRDSIDVALGVDGRRYAALFLDTIRSHDGK; the protein is encoded by the coding sequence ATGGGACAACTGATTCTTGATGTGGACACAGGGGTGGACGACGCTCTCGCCCTCATGTTCGCTGCCCGCCACCCTGACTGGAACCTGCGCGCCGTCACCTGCGTTGCTGGTAACACCAGTCTGGAAGGAGTAGTCCGAAACACGTTGACGGTCCTGGACGCTGTCGGCGCCACGGGTGTCCCGGTGGCCGCCGGCGCTGCCCGGCCCCTGCTCGAGGAACCCCGGGACGCCGGCCACGTCCATGGCGGGGACGGGCTGGCCGATCTTGGCTGGGAACCGTCAGCCAGAAAGCCCGAGGCGATTCACGCCGTCGAACTTTTGCGGCGCGAGATCCTCTCCAGTCCTGAGCCTGTCACTTTGGTGCCCCTCGCCCCGATGACGAACATCGCCCTGCTGCTGCGGGCCTACCCGGAAGTTGCGGCGAACATCGGGAAGATCGTTTTCATGGGTGGATCGGCGTCAGTGGGCAACGCGTCGCCCGTGGCCGAGTTCAACGTGTGGCACGATCCCGAGGCAGCCCAGATCGTCATCAGCAGTGGCTTGCCAATCACCATGTACGGACTGGACGTGTTCTATTCCGTGGCGATCGAGGCACCCGACATTGAGCTGCTGAGGGAATCCGACGACGCCGGATGCCGGCTCAGCGGTCATCTTCTGACTCATCTGGCGAAGGTTAATGCGGATGATTTCCGGCTGACGTCGCCCGGTTCGGCAGGCATCGGTGACGCCGGGGCCGTCTGTGCCGTGATCGATCCCGAAGGCCTTGTGACCCATCGCCATCGGGTTGAAGTCAGCCTCTCAAACCCCTTGACCCGGGGGCAGACCGTCGTCGATCGCCGGACAAAGGCCTCCGAGACCACGCTGCCACACGGCTACCTAAGCCGCGACAGCATCGACGTCGCCCTCGGTGTCGACGGACGTCGCTACGCGGCGCTGTTTCTCGATACCATCAGATCCCATGACGGTAAGTAG
- a CDS encoding LacI family DNA-binding transcriptional regulator, giving the protein MTVSSAAPATMLDVARAAGVSRATVSRVFTAPSTVAEETRTKVMDAVAQLNYVLNSAARSLRSGRSNTIALLVGDIAQPFHSQLAKAVAHAAEGRGYSVLLCDLDHSITRLERLLESLPLQGVDGVILATGDDIDTAAVRAAIEEAEDRGTKVLLGTPQLAGTGALVLTTDYESVAYQATKHLLDQGRWPVALLGGSESSVLSPFLTLGFLRACIEAGHEDAEDFIVRTEYSTDAARGATQRLLSGPDNPEGIVASSVSVALGAMSALADAGLATPGRIGLVACEEVQLAEQLRPRLTTVGTKLNLQGAAMADALIDAIQGLPPKERDFAPGLTLRESSAG; this is encoded by the coding sequence ATGACGGTAAGTAGCGCGGCACCAGCAACCATGCTCGATGTGGCGCGGGCGGCCGGCGTCTCCCGCGCCACAGTTTCGCGTGTTTTTACCGCCCCATCGACTGTTGCGGAGGAGACGCGCACCAAGGTGATGGACGCAGTCGCCCAGCTGAACTATGTGCTGAACAGCGCGGCCCGCAGCCTGCGCAGTGGACGTTCCAACACCATCGCATTGTTGGTGGGCGATATCGCCCAGCCCTTCCACAGCCAGCTGGCAAAGGCCGTTGCCCATGCCGCAGAAGGACGCGGTTACAGCGTCCTTCTCTGCGACCTTGACCACAGCATCACCCGCCTTGAGCGGCTCCTGGAATCCCTGCCTTTGCAGGGTGTTGACGGTGTCATTTTGGCAACAGGTGACGACATCGATACGGCCGCTGTACGTGCCGCCATTGAGGAGGCCGAGGACCGTGGTACGAAGGTTCTGCTTGGCACTCCGCAGCTTGCCGGGACGGGTGCGCTGGTTCTGACCACGGATTACGAATCCGTTGCCTACCAAGCCACCAAGCATTTGCTGGACCAAGGGCGTTGGCCCGTGGCGCTGCTCGGCGGGAGCGAATCGTCCGTGCTGTCGCCGTTCCTGACCCTTGGCTTTCTCCGTGCCTGCATCGAGGCCGGGCATGAAGATGCAGAGGACTTCATTGTCCGCACCGAGTACAGCACCGACGCGGCCCGCGGCGCCACGCAGCGCTTACTTTCCGGCCCCGACAACCCGGAAGGCATCGTGGCGTCCAGTGTTTCCGTGGCTTTGGGGGCAATGTCCGCATTGGCCGACGCTGGATTGGCCACGCCCGGGCGAATCGGTCTTGTTGCGTGCGAGGAAGTCCAGTTGGCCGAGCAATTGCGGCCAAGGCTCACGACGGTCGGCACCAAGCTCAACCTTCAGGGCGCTGCCATGGCTGACGCCTTGATCGATGCAATTCAAGGCCTGCCCCCGAAAGAACGCGACTTCGCGCCCGGGTTGACTCTTCGGGAATCAAGCGCCGGTTAA
- the paaZ gene encoding phenylacetic acid degradation bifunctional protein PaaZ: protein MTTTAVAPETTAVATVPSYIQDAWWTPAPDAKTVPVRDASTGEVLANVSTDGLDFAAVVHHGRTTGQAELGKLTFHQRALKLKELAMYLNGRREELYESSSQSGATKIDNMIDIDGGIGVLFTFGSKGRRELPNSQVVVDGPMEVLSKDGSFAGEHIYTRIPGVAVQINAFNFPVWGMLEKFAPAFLAGVPTIVKPATPTGYVAAVAVKAIVESGILPAGSLQLISGSARTILDELDYRDLVSFTGSASTANSLKSHRNVVQGGVRFTSETDSLNAAILGPDAVPGTPEFDAFVRAVVTEMTVKAGQKCTAIRRVIVPKELISDVSAAIGARINERVVVGDPRAEGVTMGALASLEQLADVRAAVQSMLDAGGELAYGTLDSPSVTSVGGKVGVVEDGAFMSPVLLSWADAEAEEVHSLEAFGPVSSVIGYSDLADAIRLAARGSGSLVASVCTNDPSVAQELVLGIAAHHGRVHMLNREDARSSTGHGSPVPHLVHGGPGRAGGGEELGGIRSVLHHMQRTAIQGSPNMLTAVTGQWHTGADRNFTVETEGEHPFRKHLSTLRIGDAVRSDLRQVTLEDITAFANSTGDTFYAHTNQEAAEANPFFPGIVAHGYLLLSWAAGLFVEPAPGPVLANYGLENLRFITPVAAGDSIRVTLTAKKITPRETDEYGEVVWDAVLTNQNDEIVATYDVLTLVEK from the coding sequence ATGACCACTACCGCAGTCGCCCCGGAAACCACAGCCGTTGCAACCGTCCCCAGCTATATCCAGGATGCGTGGTGGACTCCCGCTCCCGACGCAAAAACCGTCCCGGTCCGTGATGCCAGCACCGGAGAAGTCCTGGCCAACGTCAGCACCGACGGACTGGACTTTGCCGCCGTCGTACATCACGGCCGCACCACCGGCCAGGCCGAACTTGGAAAGCTGACCTTCCACCAGCGTGCGCTCAAGCTCAAAGAACTTGCCATGTACCTCAACGGCCGGCGCGAAGAGCTGTACGAGTCCTCGTCCCAGTCCGGCGCCACCAAGATCGACAACATGATCGACATTGACGGCGGCATCGGCGTTCTCTTCACTTTTGGGTCCAAGGGTCGCCGCGAACTGCCCAATTCACAGGTTGTGGTGGATGGGCCGATGGAGGTGCTGTCCAAGGACGGTTCATTCGCCGGTGAGCACATTTACACCCGTATTCCTGGTGTCGCGGTGCAGATCAACGCCTTCAATTTCCCGGTCTGGGGCATGCTGGAGAAGTTCGCGCCCGCCTTCCTGGCCGGTGTTCCCACCATCGTCAAGCCGGCCACGCCCACGGGCTACGTTGCAGCCGTTGCCGTCAAGGCGATCGTCGAGTCCGGCATCCTGCCCGCGGGATCCCTTCAGCTGATTTCCGGCTCCGCCCGGACCATCCTGGACGAACTGGATTACCGCGACCTCGTCTCCTTTACGGGCTCGGCGTCCACGGCCAACTCGCTGAAATCGCACCGCAACGTGGTCCAGGGTGGTGTCCGCTTCACCTCCGAGACGGACTCGCTCAACGCCGCCATCCTCGGCCCTGACGCCGTTCCAGGCACTCCGGAATTCGACGCATTTGTCCGGGCTGTCGTCACCGAAATGACCGTCAAAGCCGGCCAGAAGTGCACCGCCATCCGCCGCGTGATCGTTCCGAAGGAGCTGATTTCCGACGTCTCCGCCGCCATTGGTGCACGCATCAACGAGCGTGTCGTCGTTGGCGACCCCCGCGCCGAGGGCGTCACCATGGGCGCCCTGGCTTCGCTGGAGCAGCTCGCCGACGTCCGCGCGGCCGTTCAGTCAATGCTCGACGCCGGTGGTGAGCTTGCGTACGGAACGCTCGATTCGCCGTCGGTCACCTCCGTCGGCGGCAAGGTGGGCGTCGTGGAAGACGGCGCGTTCATGTCTCCTGTGCTCCTCAGCTGGGCCGACGCGGAAGCCGAAGAAGTCCACTCCCTTGAAGCGTTTGGCCCCGTATCCTCGGTAATCGGATACTCGGATCTTGCCGACGCAATCCGCCTGGCAGCCCGCGGTTCGGGTTCACTGGTGGCTTCCGTGTGCACCAACGATCCTTCCGTGGCGCAGGAGCTGGTGCTCGGTATCGCAGCGCACCACGGCCGCGTCCACATGCTCAACCGTGAAGACGCGCGCTCGTCCACCGGTCATGGTTCCCCGGTCCCGCACCTGGTTCACGGCGGTCCCGGCCGCGCAGGTGGCGGCGAGGAATTGGGCGGTATCCGCTCGGTCCTGCACCACATGCAGCGCACCGCCATCCAGGGCTCGCCGAACATGCTCACCGCCGTCACCGGCCAGTGGCACACCGGCGCTGACCGCAACTTCACTGTGGAAACCGAAGGCGAGCACCCTTTCCGGAAGCACCTCTCGACGCTGAGGATCGGCGACGCCGTTCGCTCCGATCTGCGCCAGGTGACCCTTGAGGACATCACGGCCTTCGCCAACTCCACGGGCGATACGTTCTACGCGCACACGAACCAGGAAGCGGCCGAGGCCAATCCCTTCTTCCCCGGAATTGTTGCCCATGGGTACCTGCTCCTGAGCTGGGCTGCCGGGCTGTTCGTGGAGCCCGCGCCGGGTCCTGTGCTGGCCAATTACGGCTTGGAGAATCTGCGCTTCATCACGCCGGTTGCAGCTGGCGACTCGATCCGCGTCACGTTGACCGCCAAGAAGATCACGCCACGCGAGACCGACGAATATGGCGAGGTTGTCTGGGATGCCGTGCTGACCAACCAGAACGACGAGATCGTAGCCACGTACGACGTCCTGACCCTCGTGGAGAAGTAA
- a CDS encoding tyrosine-protein phosphatase, producing the protein MDGTAPQLGVHWDGAVNAWRIAGDVYRMGRHEWVSEAGWRQMYDDGIRTVIDLRASGERRQRDTDPEVPYDVKARIDVVHCPTEDPDHSDFGELFGPYLKDPAQYGEYVGLFAGKIAAVFKAIAAAPGKVVIHCSAGRDRSGVIALMLQRLAGIGDDEILRGYELAARGINERHRTHGAPHAHDPYLSDEEFEAWLELKRAGVRTFLGSLEVESFLARNGVTDAEVAAIRTKLQ; encoded by the coding sequence ATGGACGGGACAGCACCGCAGTTAGGCGTCCACTGGGATGGCGCCGTGAACGCCTGGCGGATCGCGGGGGACGTGTACAGGATGGGTCGCCACGAGTGGGTTAGCGAAGCTGGATGGCGCCAAATGTACGACGACGGCATCCGCACTGTCATCGATTTGCGCGCCTCGGGCGAGCGGCGGCAACGCGACACCGATCCCGAGGTGCCGTACGACGTGAAGGCTCGAATCGACGTCGTGCATTGCCCCACGGAGGACCCGGACCATAGCGATTTTGGCGAGCTCTTCGGCCCGTACCTGAAGGACCCGGCGCAGTACGGCGAGTATGTGGGGCTGTTTGCCGGGAAGATTGCGGCCGTCTTCAAAGCCATCGCGGCCGCGCCTGGCAAGGTCGTGATTCACTGCTCGGCGGGCAGGGACCGCAGCGGGGTGATCGCACTCATGCTGCAACGTTTGGCCGGTATTGGTGATGACGAAATCCTGCGCGGCTATGAACTTGCGGCGCGGGGGATCAATGAGCGGCACCGAACCCACGGGGCACCGCATGCGCACGATCCCTACCTTTCAGACGAGGAGTTTGAGGCCTGGTTGGAGCTGAAGCGGGCGGGAGTGAGGACGTTCTTGGGTTCGCTGGAAGTCGAATCGTTTCTGGCGCGGAATGGGGTCACCGATGCGGAAGTGGCGGCGATCCGCACGAAGCTGCAGTGA
- a CDS encoding LacI family DNA-binding transcriptional regulator, whose product MPTSKDVAQAAGVAQSTVSYVLSGKRPISEKTRKKVEDAIQQLTYQPNAGARALASRRTRVIGLVIPFIPELHMASIMEFVSVIANTARLYDHDILLVTEDEGAPGLQRVVGQQICDGLILMQVEGDDERLPVVRSLHVPVVLIGIPHDPSGLVCIDADFEMAGEQCVQDLAAAGHEVISVLDWQPEVVDRHVNYVERFMSGTDKAAQSLGVKVLHLPGGTDREAIAESVDKALAETTGVPAFIAPDGTVQDVLRRVLTSRGLTPGTDVSVIGSASPTLAELQPVPLSTIDLRPAEVSRRAVKIICDLLETENQGPTESLELVPTVITHRASTLRPPHGS is encoded by the coding sequence ATGCCCACCAGCAAGGACGTTGCCCAGGCCGCCGGCGTTGCACAGAGCACGGTTTCCTATGTTCTCAGCGGCAAGCGGCCCATCTCCGAGAAAACGCGGAAAAAGGTGGAGGACGCCATCCAGCAGCTGACCTACCAGCCAAATGCAGGAGCCCGCGCACTTGCCAGCCGCAGGACGCGCGTAATCGGCCTCGTTATCCCTTTCATCCCCGAGTTGCACATGGCATCGATCATGGAGTTCGTCTCCGTGATCGCCAACACCGCCCGCCTCTATGACCACGACATCCTGCTGGTCACTGAGGATGAGGGCGCGCCTGGGCTGCAGCGTGTGGTGGGCCAGCAGATCTGCGACGGCCTCATCCTGATGCAGGTGGAAGGCGACGACGAACGTCTCCCGGTGGTCCGCAGCCTCCACGTTCCCGTGGTGCTGATCGGCATCCCGCATGATCCCTCCGGTTTGGTTTGCATTGATGCCGACTTTGAAATGGCCGGAGAACAATGCGTCCAGGACCTCGCCGCGGCAGGCCATGAAGTCATCTCCGTCCTTGACTGGCAGCCGGAAGTAGTAGACCGTCACGTGAACTACGTTGAGCGGTTCATGTCCGGCACCGACAAAGCCGCCCAAAGCCTGGGCGTCAAAGTGCTTCACCTCCCTGGGGGAACTGATCGCGAAGCGATCGCGGAATCCGTGGACAAAGCCTTGGCGGAGACCACCGGAGTGCCTGCGTTTATCGCTCCGGACGGCACCGTTCAGGACGTTCTTCGACGCGTCCTGACCAGCCGCGGCCTCACTCCTGGCACGGATGTCTCCGTCATCGGCAGCGCTTCCCCCACCTTGGCTGAGCTTCAGCCCGTCCCCCTTTCCACCATTGACCTCCGCCCGGCCGAAGTATCCCGCCGTGCGGTGAAGATTATTTGCGATCTCCTCGAAACCGAAAACCAGGGACCAACCGAATCCCTGGAATTGGTACCCACGGTCATTACGCACCGTGCCAGCACGCTGCGTCCACCCCACGGCAGCTAA
- a CDS encoding extracellular solute-binding protein, which produces MKSAQRTTRRPLALAVAALVGLPLALSACGTSTAASSSEAVTEISVMDYYNNEPDKSFIGDALTKCGTQAGVTIKRETVPGKSLISKVLQQSSSKTLPDVLMLDNPDLQQIAATGALAPLADFKISTDNFAEGVLSAGTYKDKVYGLAPTVNTIALFYNKDILDKAGVTPPTTWDELKAASAKLTAGDQYGLAFNANPTYEGTWQFLPVMWSNGGDEKKIDTKETEQALQLWTDLVKSGSVSSSALNWTQADVKDQFMAGKAAMMVNGPWQIPALDKQPTLQYGVVKIPVREAGQTSVAPLGGEVWTVPQTGNKARQAKAAEVVACLNSDENQMAMAKVRNTIPSKTTLADKFASENPKLATFTELIKTARARTGELGTEWPAQATKIYTAIQTALTGNASPADALKQAQGQ; this is translated from the coding sequence ATGAAGTCAGCACAAAGGACAACCCGTCGTCCTCTTGCCCTCGCCGTCGCTGCATTGGTCGGTCTCCCCCTGGCCCTCTCAGCCTGCGGGACCTCCACTGCAGCTTCGTCGTCGGAGGCCGTCACCGAAATTTCCGTGATGGACTACTACAACAACGAGCCCGACAAGTCCTTCATCGGTGACGCCCTTACCAAGTGCGGCACCCAGGCAGGTGTCACCATCAAGCGGGAGACCGTTCCGGGCAAGTCCCTGATCTCCAAGGTGCTCCAGCAGTCCTCCTCCAAGACGCTTCCGGACGTGCTCATGCTGGATAATCCGGATCTCCAGCAGATTGCCGCCACCGGCGCCTTGGCTCCCTTGGCAGACTTCAAGATCAGCACTGACAACTTCGCCGAGGGTGTCCTGAGTGCAGGCACCTACAAGGACAAGGTGTACGGGCTGGCTCCCACCGTGAACACCATTGCCCTGTTCTACAACAAGGACATCCTGGACAAGGCCGGCGTCACCCCGCCCACCACCTGGGATGAGCTGAAGGCAGCAAGCGCGAAGCTCACTGCGGGCGACCAGTACGGGCTCGCATTCAATGCCAACCCCACGTATGAAGGCACTTGGCAGTTCCTCCCGGTCATGTGGTCCAACGGCGGCGACGAGAAGAAGATCGACACCAAGGAAACCGAGCAAGCACTCCAGCTCTGGACCGACCTGGTCAAGAGCGGCTCCGTCTCTTCCTCGGCCCTGAACTGGACCCAGGCCGATGTCAAGGACCAGTTCATGGCCGGCAAAGCAGCCATGATGGTCAACGGCCCATGGCAGATTCCGGCCCTGGATAAGCAGCCCACTCTGCAGTACGGCGTGGTCAAGATCCCCGTCCGTGAAGCCGGCCAGACGTCCGTTGCTCCGCTGGGTGGCGAGGTGTGGACGGTCCCCCAGACCGGTAACAAGGCACGCCAGGCCAAGGCTGCGGAAGTGGTTGCCTGCCTGAACAGCGACGAGAACCAGATGGCCATGGCCAAGGTCCGCAACACCATTCCTTCCAAGACCACGCTGGCGGATAAGTTCGCCAGCGAAAACCCCAAGCTTGCTACGTTCACGGAGCTGATCAAGACGGCCCGGGCCCGCACCGGCGAGCTCGGCACAGAATGGCCAGCCCAGGCAACCAAGATCTACACCGCAATCCAGACTGCCCTGACCGGTAACGCCTCCCCGGCTGATGCCCTCAAGCAAGCGCAAGGCCAGTAA